The genomic interval GTGCGTGCTGCTGGGACGCCCGCAGCTGTACCACCGCAGCCTGCTGGTGCAGGCGGCTGCGCTTTTGGGGGCGCAGGTGTGGCGCGAGCAGCAGGTCCGGGCCGCGCACGCCGCGCGGCGCTGAAAAAGCCCCGCGCTCTGCATTCCGGGCGCCGGCGTCAGCCTTCCTCCAGCGGGTAGGTGCGCGCGGCGCGGGCGGCCAGCGCAATCAGGTACGCGTAGAAGACACCCACGATGGCGAAAACCATCCCGCCGGGAAAATTGCCGATGTCGGCCAGCGCGAACGCTTCCGGGAAGCTGAGGGCCCAGCCTTTGGGCTGGCTGAGGTCCAGCTTGGCGAACCACGCGGCCAGCACGGCAGCGTAGATCCACAGGTAGTTGCGGTTCAGGCGCCAGCCCAGGGCGTCGGCGCGGGTCATGGGGCTGCGCGGTTTGCCCAGCTCGGCCAGCAGCAGCTGGTGCCAGCCGGGGTCCACGCGATCGCCGAGCATCGCCGGGTAGAAGAAGCGTTCCATGATCCGCACGCGGTGGTGGGCGATTTCGAAGGTGCGGAACCGCCGCGCTTCCAGCCGCAGAAAGAAGTAGTTCATGAACATGGCGAACAGGAATGTGGCGTGGCTGTTGTTCACGTCCCCCAGCGCGAAGGACGCCAGGCCCGCGGTGGTCACCACCGACCAGTTGGTGGTCATGTCGAGCCGCTGGCGGTAGGCGGTCATCTTGCCCACCTCGGCGCGGTAGAGGTGAATGAGGGCGTTGGCGGTGTTCGTGCTGTAACTCACGTCGGTCAGGCCGCCAACCTGCGCGCCGCTGCCCAGCCCGGTGCCCGGCATCAGTTGCCCCTCGCCTTCATGCGTTCAGGGTACCGCGCAGGACCCCAGTACGAAGGTGAAGAAAGCCCTCAGGGCCGGCCTCATCTGACCGGGTGTATTGAGAGGCGGTTCACAGATTGGGCCTCTGACCCTCCCTTAGAGTTCGCCCAGTCCTCAAATTCACCGTTTACTCGCGTGCCGGGTGGCCTTCAGGTGCCCGCAGCACGCCGGAGGTCCCATGAACTGCACCCGTCTTCTTGGTCTTGTTACCCTCACTGCTGTTCTCGCGGCCTGCGGTCAGAGTCCTTCGGCGCAGCTTTCGGCCGACGCGGCGCCCGCCAGCGCGCCGGCCTTCGTTCCTGGGGAACTGCTGGTGCAGCTCAATGGCGGCCTGAGCAGCCAGTCTGTCACGGCCCTGAGCAGCCTGGGCGTGCAGTCGCTGGAAACCCTGTCCACCGTGAACGGCGGCGCCCTGCTGCGCGCCCGGATCACGGACGGTCAGGACGTGCTGACCAAGGCGCGGCACCTGGCGAGCAGCGCCCTGGTGCGTTTCGCGGAACCCAACTGGGTGTACCAGCATCAGGCGACCGCCACCGACACCTACTTCCAGGACGGCACGCTGTGGGGCATGTACGGCGACGGGAGCACGCCCGCCAACGCCTACGGCAGCCAGGCGGCCGAAGCGTGGGCCGCGGGGCACGTGGGCAGTGACAGCGTGTACGTGGGCATCATTGATGAGGGGTACCAGTTTGACCACCCGGACCTGAAAGGCAACGCGTGGCTGAACCCCTATGACGCCCTGGATGGCCTGGACAACGACGGCAACGGCTTCGTGGATGACACGCGCGGCTGGGATTTCGCGAACAACGACAACACTGTCTACGACGGCGGCACCCGCGGCAGCCTGGACGCGCACGGCACGCACGTGGCCGGCACCATTGGCGGCACGGCCAACGACGGCGGCGTGGTCGGGGTGAACCACAACGTGACGTTCATCAGCGGCAAGTTCCTGGGCCGCAACGGCGGCACGAGCGCCAACGCCATCAAGGCCGTCAACTACTTCACGGACCTGAAGACGCGCCACGGGCTGAACATCGTGGCGCTGAACAACTCCTGGGGCGGCGGCGGGTTCTCCCAGGCCCTGCTTGACGCCATTGTGAGCGCCGCGAAGCAGAACATCCTGTTCGTGGCCGCCGCCGGGAACAGCGGCACCGACAATGATTCCACTGCCAGCTACCCCAGCAACTACGACACCACCGCCGGCGCCGGGTACGACAGCGTGATCGCCGTGGCCGCCATCGATAAGACCGGCGCCCTGGCTTCGTTCAGCCAGTACGGGGCCACCACCGTAGACCTGGGCGCGCCCGGCGTGGCGATCATGAGCAGCGTGCCGTACAACAAGTACAGCAGCTACAACGGCACGAGCATGGCCACCCCGCACGTGACAGGCGGCGTGGCGCTCTATGCCAGCACCCATCCAGGAGCAACGGCCGCAGCGATCAGGCAGGCAGTCCTGGCCGCCGCGGTGCCCACCACCAGCCTGAGCGGCAAGACGGTCACGGGTGGCCGCCTGAACGTCAGCGGCTTCTAGGCCCCGGCGGGCGAGGCGCCTCCGGAACCACTCCGGAGGCGCCTACCTCTGTGATTACTGGAGGTAAGGGTTGGTTCTCGCCTCAAAGTCAACGGTGGTGCGTGGCCCGTGCCCGGGGTACACGGCTGTATCGCCCGGCAGGGTCAGCAGCTCCTCGCGGATGCCGCGCAGCAGTTGCGCGTGATTCCCGCCGGGAAGGTCCGTGCGGCCGATCCCGCCGCGGAAGAGGGTATCCCCGGCAATCACGAGACCCGGCGCGGTGAACACCACGTGCCCCGGAGCGTGCCCGGGCAGGGCGCGGGCCGTCAGGGTCAGGTCCCCGGCAGTGAACGTCTGCCCCGCCGTAATCTCATGCTCAGGGTCGGCGGGCTGCGTGAACGGCAGGTTCCAGCGCGCGGCGCTCTGGGCGCCTGCGCGGTAGAGCTCAAGGTCAGCGGGGTGCAGCCACACCGGGACGCGCAGCGCCTCGCGCAGGGGCTGCACCGCGCCGATATGGTCGAAGTGCGCGTGCGTGAGCAGGATGCCCTGCACGGCCACGCCGGTGCCGCGCACCAGCGTCAGGAGACGCCCGGCGTCATCACCCGGGTCGATCAGGAAGCCCTGGCCGTCCGTCCCGGCAATCAGCAGGGCGTTCTCCTGGATGGGGCCGGTCGTCACCGACCAGAGGCGCAGCGGGCCGTGCGTGAAGGGAGCACTCATGCCCGGCAGTGTACGCCTGCGCCCGGAGCGTCAGGCGTGCCCGAACGCGTCGCGCAGCGCCAGCGCAAACACCTGGAAACTCAGGCTGGGGCTGGCGTACGCTTCCAGCGCCGCCTGAAGCGCACTCAGGGCCGAGTCCGCCCGGGCCCGTACGTGTGGGGGCTCGGCACGCCACACGAAACGCAGCACCTCCGGGTGCCACGCCGGATCGAATCGTTTCTCGAGGGCCTCGGCGGCCTCCAGGGCGCGCAGCAGGCTCTCCCCCAGCGCGCCTGTGAGGTCCCGGGCGTCCTGCAGCGCCGCGCGCACCGGGGCTGGGTCATTCAGCACGCCTGTCCGCCCGGCGGCGAACGCCACGAGTTCTGCGTCGGGCTCGTGTCCGGCACGCTGCAGGGCGCGTTCCAGCGTTCGGTCGCTGACCGGCGTGACATTCAGGCGGGCGCTGCGGCTCACGATGGTGGGCAGCACCGACCGGAGGTCCTCAGCCAGAAACACGAACAGTGCGCCGTGCGGGGGTTCCTCCACCAGTTTCAGCAGGGCATTGGCGGCTTCCTGCCCCAGGTACTCCGCGCCGTTCACAATCACCACGCGGCGCCGGAAGGTGGGGCGCACCTCCAGGAACTCGAAGACGTGCGTTTCGTACTCGCGGGTCTTGTCCCGGCCCCTCAGCACCGCGCCGATCGGGATGAGCCTGCGCCGCGCGGCCTTCCCGGTGCTGGTGGTGGCGCGCGGCTCGACGAACAGCAGGTCCGGGTGCGCGCCAGCGGCCAGGGCCCGGCACGACGGGCACGCGCCGCACGCCTCGCCGTACATGCCCCGCACGCCGGCGCAGTTGTGCTGCGCCGCCACGGCGCGCGCCAGGTCCTGCTTGCCCACGCGGGCCGGACCGGTCAGCAGCAGCGCGTTGCCTGCAAAGGTGCCCGTCTGCTCCAGCAGCGGACCGTGCAGATCGGCAGCGGCACTCACGGGCGCACCTACTTCCCGATGGCGAGCCGCGCGGCCAGCACCTGCGGCAGACCGGCCTCCAGCGCCGCCGCCTGCGCCCGCGCGATGTCGTAGGTCACGCGGAACACCTCAAAATACCCGCGCGCCGAGTCGTAGATGGCGTAACTGGCCTGCGGGTTCCCGTCGCGCGGCTGGCCCACACTGCCGGGGTTCAGGATCACGCGGGTGCTGGGCGCGATCATGTAGCTGCCGCCGTCCTGGAACTGCTGCACCTTCACCCAGTCACCCACCGGGGAGTTCAGCGTGGCGTACACCGCCGGGACGTGCGTGTGCCCCACAAACGCCAGCCGGCCCTGCCACTGCGTGAACGCGTCACGCGCCGCCGGCACGGAGTCCGTGTAGTGATCCAGGCTCACGGGCGTGCCGTGCCGGTAGCGCGCGCCGATGTCCGGGTCGTCAATGCCGTCACGCCACAGGCGCACCCCCGCCAGGTCCCGGTCGGAGAGGCGTGAGAGCTGCCATATCAACGCCATGGACACGACCGAGTCCTTCTTGTCGCGCAGGCCGTCGGCGTACTGCAGCAGCATCTGGTCGTGGTTGCCGAGCACGCATGTGGCGTCCAGCTCGCGCAGGGTCTCAAGCACCTCCCGCGGGTGAGGACCGTAGCCCAGGGCGTCCCCCAGGTGAATCACCTGATCGTACCGGCGCTGGGCCGCGTCGCTCAGGACCGCCTGGAGAGCGGTGTGGTTCGCGTGAGTATCAGACAGCAGCAGCAGCCGCACAGGCCGGATGATAGCGCGCTGCCACCCCGGGCGCATGTGCACCCGCCACACCACCTGCCCTCAGGGAAAGACCGTCACCCGGCCCGCCCGCGGGTCCAGCCGCACCTGGCCGCCCAGCAGCAGGGTGAGCTGCGGGCTGGTGTGCCCGAAATCCATGTTCGCCACCACCGGCAGGTCCGGCCGGGCGGCCTCCAGCAGCACCTGCCGGACCCAGCCGTACAGGTCCTGCACCATGCCCGGCGTGTACCCACGCGGGCGGGCCAGCAGCAGGCCTGCCAGTTCACCCAGGATGCCCTGCGCGGCGTAGTTGCGCAGCCAGTACCCCACCTGACGCGGCGGGGGGACGTCCTCACTGGTTTCCAGGGCCAGCACCGCGCCCCGCCACAGGGTCCGGTCCGGCCAGCCGGGGGTGCCGCACAGCATGGCCAGCACCTCCGCGCAGCCGCCGAGCAGGTGCCCCTGGGCAGGCGCGTCTCCCTGCAGCCACACCCATCCGTCACCAGGCTGGAAGGGCCGGCGGACCATCTGCGCCGCCTCATCTGTCCAGGGCACGACCGCCTCGCTCCATTCAGGCGCGGCCGTCAGGTCGAACGGTGCGGGTGGGTCCACCAGGGCCCGCCGGACGCCCTGCAGGGTGAACGGGTGCAGGCCGGCGTTCTCGGCCAGGTCCGTGAGCAGCGCCGGGCCGTGGTAGGCCATCACGCCGGCCCGCACAAACTGCGTGAGGGTGACCGTGGTGTCGCTGAATCCCAGGAGCGCCTTCGGGTGAGCGCGGATCAGGTCCGGGCGCAGAAAGGGCAGGAGGCGCACGCTGTCATCACCCCCGATGATGCTCACCATGCCGTGAATATCCGCTGACGTCAGGGCCCAGTGCAGGTCATCCGCGCGGGCCTCCGGGTGATCCGCCAGGAACGCCGGGCCTCGCAACGCGTTCGGGGCGGGCACCACCTTCCACTCCAGGGCCTGCGCCACCTGCGTCACGCCGGCGGGGTAGCGGTTCATCACGTCCGTCACGAGGCCACTCGACAGACTCAGCGCGGCCACGCGCGACCCTGGGACGAGGCGAGGCGGACGCAGGAACACCGGGCCGCTCAGCATTCCAGCAGCATGTGATGCTCGCTCAGCACCTGCCCGTCCCGGTGAACGGCGTCCGGCCGGGTGCCCCACACCCGGAACCCGCAGCGTTCGTACAGGCGCCGCGCGGGCTCCTGCGAACTCATCACCGCGAGGTGCAGGGACGTCACGCCGTCCCACGAACACGCCAGGGTGATTCCGGCGCGCACCAGCGCCTCCCCGATGCCCTGGCCGCGCGCGTCGAGCGCGACGGACACGCCGTAGACGTTCACGCGGTGCGCAAGAACGGGCGCGACCTCACGCACCAGGGTGAGCAGGCCGCACAGGTTGCCGCTCACCAGGGCGCCGAGGGTTACGCCCGGCGCGTCCGGCGCGAGACGCCCGGCCAGCTGCCCGGCGGGCAGCGCCGCGAACTCGGCGGCACTGGTCAGAAACGCCTCCGGGTCGGCTTCCAGCGCGGCCAGCCGGGCGGCGCGGTACCCGGGGGCGTCCGCCGGAGTCAGTCGGCGGACGGTGACCGCCGCGTGCATCAGGCGGGTTCCGGCGCGCTGCCAAGCGTCACGAGCTGCGCGGCCGCAGGGCGCGTCCCGCCCACGTGCCGGTCACGCCAGTTCAGCACGTGCCC from Deinococcus taeanensis carries:
- a CDS encoding DUF2270 domain-containing protein; translated protein: MPGTGLGSGAQVGGLTDVSYSTNTANALIHLYRAEVGKMTAYRQRLDMTTNWSVVTTAGLASFALGDVNNSHATFLFAMFMNYFFLRLEARRFRTFEIAHHRVRIMERFFYPAMLGDRVDPGWHQLLLAELGKPRSPMTRADALGWRLNRNYLWIYAAVLAAWFAKLDLSQPKGWALSFPEAFALADIGNFPGGMVFAIVGVFYAYLIALAARAARTYPLEEG
- a CDS encoding MBL fold metallo-hydrolase, whose product is MSAPFTHGPLRLWSVTTGPIQENALLIAGTDGQGFLIDPGDDAGRLLTLVRGTGVAVQGILLTHAHFDHIGAVQPLREALRVPVWLHPADLELYRAGAQSAARWNLPFTQPADPEHEITAGQTFTAGDLTLTARALPGHAPGHVVFTAPGLVIAGDTLFRGGIGRTDLPGGNHAQLLRGIREELLTLPGDTAVYPGHGPRTTVDFEARTNPYLQ
- a CDS encoding metallophosphoesterase family protein; this translates as MRLLLLSDTHANHTALQAVLSDAAQRRYDQVIHLGDALGYGPHPREVLETLRELDATCVLGNHDQMLLQYADGLRDKKDSVVSMALIWQLSRLSDRDLAGVRLWRDGIDDPDIGARYRHGTPVSLDHYTDSVPAARDAFTQWQGRLAFVGHTHVPAVYATLNSPVGDWVKVQQFQDGGSYMIAPSTRVILNPGSVGQPRDGNPQASYAIYDSARGYFEVFRVTYDIARAQAAALEAGLPQVLAARLAIGK
- a CDS encoding GNAT family N-acetyltransferase, producing MHAAVTVRRLTPADAPGYRAARLAALEADPEAFLTSAAEFAALPAGQLAGRLAPDAPGVTLGALVSGNLCGLLTLVREVAPVLAHRVNVYGVSVALDARGQGIGEALVRAGITLACSWDGVTSLHLAVMSSQEPARRLYERCGFRVWGTRPDAVHRDGQVLSEHHMLLEC
- a CDS encoding DNA polymerase III subunit delta', translating into MSAAADLHGPLLEQTGTFAGNALLLTGPARVGKQDLARAVAAQHNCAGVRGMYGEACGACPSCRALAAGAHPDLLFVEPRATTSTGKAARRRLIPIGAVLRGRDKTREYETHVFEFLEVRPTFRRRVVIVNGAEYLGQEAANALLKLVEEPPHGALFVFLAEDLRSVLPTIVSRSARLNVTPVSDRTLERALQRAGHEPDAELVAFAAGRTGVLNDPAPVRAALQDARDLTGALGESLLRALEAAEALEKRFDPAWHPEVLRFVWRAEPPHVRARADSALSALQAALEAYASPSLSFQVFALALRDAFGHA
- a CDS encoding S8 family peptidase: MNCTRLLGLVTLTAVLAACGQSPSAQLSADAAPASAPAFVPGELLVQLNGGLSSQSVTALSSLGVQSLETLSTVNGGALLRARITDGQDVLTKARHLASSALVRFAEPNWVYQHQATATDTYFQDGTLWGMYGDGSTPANAYGSQAAEAWAAGHVGSDSVYVGIIDEGYQFDHPDLKGNAWLNPYDALDGLDNDGNGFVDDTRGWDFANNDNTVYDGGTRGSLDAHGTHVAGTIGGTANDGGVVGVNHNVTFISGKFLGRNGGTSANAIKAVNYFTDLKTRHGLNIVALNNSWGGGGFSQALLDAIVSAAKQNILFVAAAGNSGTDNDSTASYPSNYDTTAGAGYDSVIAVAAIDKTGALASFSQYGATTVDLGAPGVAIMSSVPYNKYSSYNGTSMATPHVTGGVALYASTHPGATAAAIRQAVLAAAVPTTSLSGKTVTGGRLNVSGF
- a CDS encoding S66 family peptidase, which produces MLSGPVFLRPPRLVPGSRVAALSLSSGLVTDVMNRYPAGVTQVAQALEWKVVPAPNALRGPAFLADHPEARADDLHWALTSADIHGMVSIIGGDDSVRLLPFLRPDLIRAHPKALLGFSDTTVTLTQFVRAGVMAYHGPALLTDLAENAGLHPFTLQGVRRALVDPPAPFDLTAAPEWSEAVVPWTDEAAQMVRRPFQPGDGWVWLQGDAPAQGHLLGGCAEVLAMLCGTPGWPDRTLWRGAVLALETSEDVPPPRQVGYWLRNYAAQGILGELAGLLLARPRGYTPGMVQDLYGWVRQVLLEAARPDLPVVANMDFGHTSPQLTLLLGGQVRLDPRAGRVTVFP